One genomic window of Arthrobacter sp. KBS0703 includes the following:
- a CDS encoding MFS transporter, with translation MSTQLSEAAQTRRAVSNILKGSAGNLVEWYDLYVYTVFAAYFQSHFFNSKDELQAGLEAMAVFSTSFLMRPIGAWFFGRYADRKGRKAALTLSVTLMSAGSFAIAILPTTQQIGVWALLLLILVRLIQGFSVGGEYGTSATYMSEAATSKRRGFFSSFQYVTLIGGQMLALLVLVVLQNAISKGDLTEWGWRIPFAIGGVAALVVLWLRRSMEETVSAEQVEAAKVPAVAGVAQPGTMKLLFTQYWKPLLICIGVTLGGTVAFYTYTNFILKFMNDTSGIDKTDTSVINFWALFIFMLLQPVYGIISDKVGRKPLLLWFGITGVLFTWPLLSTLAGTKDPFTAFLLMMGGLLIVGGYTSINALVKAELFPASIRALGVGLGYAVANSLFGGTVPLLGAAFQKAERVDLFFTYVTVAIAISLLVYIFALKNKKATHLDREQGDAWSPAAGAAGGTDAGRRDDDEDLIDASRR, from the coding sequence ATGAGCACCCAACTGTCCGAAGCAGCCCAGACCCGGCGAGCGGTGAGCAATATTCTCAAAGGCTCCGCCGGCAACCTCGTGGAGTGGTACGACCTCTACGTCTACACAGTCTTCGCGGCCTATTTCCAGTCGCACTTCTTCAATTCCAAGGACGAGCTGCAGGCCGGCCTTGAGGCGATGGCCGTCTTCTCGACGTCGTTCCTGATGCGCCCGATCGGCGCCTGGTTCTTCGGCCGCTATGCCGACCGCAAGGGACGGAAGGCCGCGCTCACGCTGAGCGTGACCCTGATGTCCGCCGGATCCTTCGCCATCGCGATCCTTCCGACCACCCAGCAGATCGGTGTCTGGGCGCTGCTCCTGCTCATCCTCGTGCGCCTGATCCAGGGCTTCTCGGTCGGCGGCGAATACGGCACCAGCGCCACGTACATGTCCGAGGCGGCCACATCGAAGCGCCGCGGGTTCTTCTCCAGCTTCCAGTACGTCACCCTGATCGGCGGCCAGATGCTGGCCCTGCTCGTCCTCGTGGTCCTGCAGAACGCCATCTCCAAGGGTGACCTGACCGAGTGGGGTTGGCGCATTCCGTTCGCGATCGGCGGCGTGGCCGCACTCGTGGTCCTGTGGCTCCGGCGCTCGATGGAAGAGACCGTGTCCGCGGAGCAGGTCGAGGCGGCCAAGGTTCCGGCCGTGGCCGGCGTTGCCCAGCCGGGCACCATGAAGCTCCTGTTCACCCAGTACTGGAAGCCGCTGCTCATCTGCATCGGTGTCACCCTGGGCGGCACCGTGGCGTTCTACACGTACACCAACTTCATCCTGAAGTTCATGAACGATACGTCCGGGATCGACAAGACCGACACATCGGTGATCAACTTCTGGGCCCTCTTCATCTTCATGCTGCTCCAGCCCGTCTACGGGATCATTTCGGACAAGGTGGGCCGCAAGCCGCTGCTCCTGTGGTTCGGCATCACCGGGGTGCTCTTCACCTGGCCGCTGCTCTCCACCCTCGCCGGGACCAAGGATCCGTTCACCGCCTTCCTGCTGATGATGGGCGGCCTGCTGATTGTGGGCGGCTACACCTCGATCAACGCCCTCGTGAAGGCCGAACTGTTCCCGGCCTCCATCCGCGCGCTCGGCGTCGGACTCGGCTATGCCGTCGCCAACTCACTGTTCGGCGGAACCGTTCCGCTGCTGGGTGCCGCGTTCCAGAAGGCCGAGCGCGTGGACCTGTTCTTCACCTACGTCACCGTGGCCATTGCGATCTCGCTCCTGGTCTACATCTTCGCGCTGAAGAACAAGAAGGCCACGCACCTGGACCGCGAGCAGGGCGACGCCTGGTCGCCGGCAGCTGGTGCCGCAGGCGGCACGGACGCCGGCCGCAGGGACGACGACGAGGACCTCATCGACGCCTCGCGCCGCTAG
- a CDS encoding type IV toxin-antitoxin system AbiEi family antitoxin domain-containing protein, with protein MTEPNLQLPAGRMWRTQELLSAGVQHRAITRLVQSGDLARPRRGCYVRGSWWNGLKPVTRSRYLVHAHAHGTLTTSPGGFVYSHTSGARLRRLHLWNVDDRIHLTQATCPSGISHGAGVVAHTRALGRGDVSFVDGLPCTSLERTVVDCCLMFNLRQSLILVDHACRLGADLEVLRARCAELAGRNGVVALRRAVELADPRSESPGESLTRELLHRLRIEMPEPQYVVRTPLGEHRFDFAWPRKKVALEFDGKVKYFDYQPTGEVLFAERRREKALMEQGWIFLRVEWKDLFSEAEFKYRVLRALGRGPAA; from the coding sequence ATGACCGAACCGAATCTTCAGCTTCCCGCCGGCAGGATGTGGCGCACCCAGGAACTGCTCAGCGCCGGTGTCCAGCACCGCGCCATCACCCGTTTGGTGCAGAGCGGTGACTTGGCGCGTCCCCGCCGCGGTTGCTATGTCCGCGGCAGCTGGTGGAACGGACTGAAACCGGTTACGCGCAGCCGGTATCTGGTCCACGCCCACGCGCACGGGACGCTTACGACGTCGCCCGGCGGCTTTGTCTACAGCCACACCTCGGGTGCCCGGTTGCGCCGGCTGCACCTGTGGAACGTCGATGACCGGATCCACCTGACCCAGGCGACGTGCCCGTCCGGAATTTCGCACGGCGCCGGCGTCGTTGCCCATACCCGGGCCTTGGGTCGGGGCGACGTGAGCTTCGTGGATGGGCTCCCCTGCACGTCCCTCGAGCGGACGGTGGTGGACTGCTGCCTGATGTTCAACCTGCGGCAGTCCCTCATCCTTGTGGACCACGCCTGTCGCCTTGGCGCGGACCTCGAGGTCCTGCGGGCCCGCTGCGCCGAGCTGGCCGGGCGCAATGGTGTCGTCGCGCTGCGCAGGGCCGTCGAACTGGCGGATCCGCGTTCCGAGTCGCCCGGGGAATCCTTGACCAGGGAACTGTTGCACAGGCTCAGGATCGAGATGCCCGAGCCCCAGTACGTGGTGCGCACGCCGCTCGGCGAGCACCGCTTCGACTTCGCCTGGCCCAGGAAGAAAGTCGCGCTCGAATTCGACGGCAAGGTCAAGTATTTCGACTACCAGCCCACCGGCGAGGTCCTGTTTGCCGAACGCCGGCGCGAGAAGGCACTCATGGAGCAGGGCTGGATCTTCCTTCGCGTCGAATGGAAGGACCTGTTCAGCGAGGCGGAATTCAAGTACCGGGTGCTCCGGGCGCTCGGCAGGGGTCCGGCCGCGTGA
- a CDS encoding hydroxymethylpyrimidine/phosphomethylpyrimidine kinase, with protein sequence MTSAEVTATPDRTTPAVVLAIAGSEATGGAGAQADLKTFQELGVFGIANLTCIVSFDPSDSWNHRFVPVDQAVIAHQLEATTAAYGAASGAPSVLDTVKIGMLGSPATIETVASALAGGAFTNVVLDPVLICKGQEPGHALDTDQALKAQILPLATFVTPNHFEAESLSGLEITDVESLKAAAVRIHELSGAAVLAKGGVRLTGPDAVDVFYDGETLEVLSAPKVGEVAVSGAGCSLAATVTAELAKGATPLEAARTAKSFVTAGIRNRVASGAPFDALWQGGPR encoded by the coding sequence ATGACCAGTGCTGAAGTTACCGCGACCCCAGACCGGACCACTCCCGCCGTCGTCCTGGCGATCGCCGGCTCGGAGGCGACCGGCGGCGCCGGCGCGCAGGCCGACCTCAAGACGTTCCAGGAACTGGGCGTATTCGGCATCGCCAACCTCACCTGCATCGTGTCGTTCGATCCCTCGGACAGCTGGAACCACCGCTTCGTTCCGGTGGACCAGGCGGTCATTGCGCACCAGTTGGAAGCGACGACGGCGGCCTACGGTGCCGCTTCGGGCGCACCTTCCGTGCTGGACACCGTAAAGATCGGCATGCTGGGCAGCCCTGCCACGATCGAGACCGTCGCCTCGGCGCTGGCCGGCGGCGCTTTCACCAATGTGGTGCTGGATCCCGTGCTGATCTGCAAGGGCCAGGAGCCGGGGCATGCGCTGGACACGGACCAGGCCCTCAAGGCGCAGATCCTGCCGCTGGCCACGTTTGTCACGCCGAACCATTTTGAAGCAGAGTCGCTGTCCGGGCTGGAGATCACGGATGTCGAATCGCTCAAGGCCGCGGCCGTGCGCATCCATGAACTCAGCGGCGCCGCCGTGCTGGCCAAGGGCGGCGTGCGGCTGACCGGACCCGACGCCGTCGACGTCTTTTACGACGGTGAGACCCTCGAAGTCCTCTCTGCGCCGAAGGTGGGCGAGGTGGCCGTCTCGGGCGCCGGCTGTTCGCTGGCCGCCACGGTGACGGCCGAGCTGGCCAAGGGTGCCACTCCGCTCGAGGCGGCCCGGACGGCCAAGTCCTTTGTCACCGCCGGCATCCGCAACCGCGTGGCGTCGGGCGCCCCGTTCGACGCGCTGTGGCAGGGCGGGCCGCGGTAA
- a CDS encoding serpin family protein gives MKADGVERVSVQVAGYGAELRSLRDSALTLGEALLADGGDGANGNVVASPGSLLIALAMLRAGASGETAAEMDAVLKLPAKDRDEAMNALLASLEKFDGDPGSVDEANPPRKPVMHPANGLFVDKDVTTGAAYLDTLARHYGTGVYPVDFSDEAATKPAIDAWVDKNTGGRIKKAPAEYDHRNTFSLLNALYFAAAWNVPFDPGNTSDLPFTTAEGKEITAPAMHNLLPMKYAEGQGWRGVDLPYADGFLMRLVLPGPAAGTAEGKAAGTLLSAGMLAQIARAMDSARQQTVQIQLPRWDHKCSFDLRKVLGSLGLKKTLSTTTDFDAIQPQMMVTQAAQAANITVAEKGTVAAAVTQINGMVTSAPPQPDRTIEFDRPFHYEIIHIETGLPLFMGTVADPRS, from the coding sequence CTGAAGGCCGACGGCGTCGAACGGGTTTCGGTGCAAGTCGCCGGTTACGGCGCGGAGCTGCGGTCCCTCCGCGACTCAGCCCTGACGCTCGGGGAGGCGCTGCTTGCTGACGGCGGCGACGGCGCCAACGGCAACGTGGTAGCGTCACCGGGCAGCCTGCTGATTGCACTGGCCATGCTGCGCGCCGGCGCGTCGGGGGAGACAGCTGCCGAGATGGACGCCGTCCTGAAGCTTCCTGCCAAAGACCGGGACGAAGCCATGAACGCGCTGCTGGCTTCCCTGGAAAAGTTCGACGGCGACCCCGGCTCCGTTGACGAGGCGAACCCGCCCCGGAAGCCGGTCATGCACCCGGCCAACGGACTCTTTGTGGACAAGGACGTCACTACCGGTGCGGCCTACCTGGACACGCTGGCACGGCACTACGGCACCGGAGTGTATCCGGTGGACTTCAGTGACGAGGCGGCCACCAAACCTGCCATCGACGCGTGGGTGGATAAGAACACCGGCGGCCGGATCAAGAAAGCGCCCGCGGAGTACGACCACCGGAACACCTTCAGCCTCCTCAACGCGCTGTACTTCGCCGCCGCATGGAATGTCCCGTTCGATCCCGGCAACACGTCCGACCTGCCGTTCACCACGGCCGAGGGCAAGGAGATCACCGCTCCCGCCATGCACAACCTGCTGCCGATGAAGTACGCGGAAGGGCAGGGCTGGCGGGGCGTGGACCTTCCCTATGCCGACGGCTTCCTGATGCGGCTGGTCCTGCCCGGCCCCGCCGCCGGCACGGCCGAGGGCAAGGCCGCGGGGACGTTGTTAAGCGCGGGAATGTTGGCTCAGATCGCACGGGCCATGGATTCCGCCCGCCAGCAGACAGTCCAGATCCAGCTGCCGCGATGGGACCACAAGTGCAGCTTCGACCTCCGCAAAGTCCTGGGTTCCTTGGGACTCAAGAAGACCCTCAGCACCACCACCGACTTCGACGCCATCCAGCCCCAAATGATGGTCACCCAGGCCGCGCAGGCCGCCAACATCACCGTCGCGGAGAAGGGCACGGTGGCAGCCGCCGTCACCCAGATCAACGGCATGGTCACGAGCGCACCGCCGCAGCCGGACCGGACCATCGAGTTCGACAGGCCGTTCCACTACGAGATCATCCACATCGAGACGGGCCTCCCGCTGTTCATGGGGACGGTGGCCGATCCCCGTTCCTGA
- a CDS encoding queuosine precursor transporter: protein MTSAKTFASAAPPRFASIGSPYFGIMLAVMAVVLILSNIGASKGVVLGPIVTDGGFFLFPLAYILGDVISEVYGFKVARKAIITTFALSVFASVCYWIIIALPGFDDEFGASKQAALEGALGPVPQIVLASMLAFLAGQTINSWILVRMKARTGERSLWARIMGSSVAGEFVDTLIFCSIAASVIGIADFGMFVNYVVAGFLYKTLVEFLFVPVTALVIGWVKRREPSYGALSQTA, encoded by the coding sequence ATGACTTCCGCCAAGACTTTCGCTTCCGCAGCTCCGCCCAGGTTTGCCTCCATCGGCTCGCCGTACTTCGGCATCATGCTCGCCGTCATGGCCGTGGTGCTGATCCTTTCCAACATCGGCGCCTCCAAGGGCGTGGTGCTGGGCCCGATCGTGACCGACGGCGGCTTCTTCCTGTTCCCGCTGGCCTACATCCTGGGTGACGTCATCAGCGAGGTGTACGGCTTCAAGGTGGCGCGCAAGGCCATCATCACCACGTTCGCGCTCTCGGTGTTCGCGTCGGTCTGCTATTGGATCATCATCGCGCTGCCGGGGTTCGACGACGAGTTCGGCGCCTCCAAGCAGGCAGCCCTGGAGGGTGCGCTCGGCCCGGTGCCGCAGATCGTGCTGGCCTCCATGCTGGCGTTCCTGGCCGGTCAGACCATCAATTCCTGGATCCTGGTGAGGATGAAGGCGCGGACCGGCGAGAGGTCGCTCTGGGCCCGCATCATGGGTTCCTCCGTGGCCGGCGAGTTCGTGGACACGCTGATCTTCTGCAGCATTGCCGCGTCCGTCATCGGCATCGCCGACTTTGGCATGTTTGTGAACTACGTGGTGGCGGGATTCCTCTACAAGACCCTGGTGGAGTTCCTCTTCGTGCCCGTGACGGCGCTGGTCATCGGCTGGGTCAAGAGGCGGGAACCGAGCTACGGCGCACTGAGCCAGACAGCGTAG